The Anas acuta chromosome 7, bAnaAcu1.1, whole genome shotgun sequence DNA window CGCCCCGAGCTGTTTGCTGAGGCCCGtgcctctcctctctctctggAAATGCCGTGCCTGGTGCGCAGGGCTCGGCCCcacgtttttttttcccctctgcttcaCATTGGTGAATCATCCTGCAACCAGCAAGCACGCCCAGggtgctctgcctgcccttCCTCACCACGGCTGGCTGAATCCTGACCGTAAGAGCTCAGGACGTAACTTTGCCTCTCCCTTCTTCTTGCAGCTGTTTGGACGCACGTAATAAAATGTCTCGGGACTCCTGCTGCCAactcccagcaccctgcccccTCGGGTTGGGGATGAGCCTTGttctgtggggttttgggggcaggCTGTTTTGGGGACGCCAAGTTTTGTCCCTGTAGGGTGTCGAGCTGGGCGCACAGTGCTTGGGGATGCttctcacttcattttttttgtcttctgcttcCAGGCTGCGAGCTGACTGCCAGTACCAAATCCTACACGTTTCAGGTGGATGAGGAGGACGACTCTGACCACGTCTTGGCCCTGTCTGTGGTAAGAGAGACGAGAACAaaccccaggagctggcagccagcATGAGCAGAGGTTCACATCCCCTGCTTCGTGTAGCAGCACCTCACCTCGcgtggcagctgggctggggcatCGCTGCGGGTCTCTTATCCCCCGGAGAGCCCCGGCTGTGTCTCCTGGGGGAGCAGGACCCAGGATTTCCATTTTCACCCAGGTCTGCCTCACGGAGGGTGCCAAGGACGAGTGCAACgtggtggaggtggtggggcGAAACCACGAGAACCAGGAGATCGCCGTGCCCGTGGCCAACCTGAAGCTGTCGTGCCAGCCCTTGGTAAGAGGTGGTTTTGAGGGCTCAAAcgggagagctgcagggaaTTGGACATCTCTGGGTGCCTGGAGGCCTTTCCATGAGCACCCTGCGGGGGCACACGGGGTGCTCTGCTTCTTTCCTCTGCCCCTAACTCGGCTCCATCTCTTCACAGCTGAGCCTGGACAACTTCAAGCTGC harbors:
- the NPM3 gene encoding nucleoplasmin-3, encoding MEPHAPGSVLFGCELTASTKSYTFQVDEEDDSDHVLALSVVCLTEGAKDECNVVEVVGRNHENQEIAVPVANLKLSCQPLLSLDNFKLQPPVTFRLAAGSGPVHLAGWHQITHREDISFEDDDDEDMSEEEEEEIAPIVPAKKERRKQ